A stretch of Saccharothrix texasensis DNA encodes these proteins:
- a CDS encoding DUF7617 domain-containing protein, with translation MRRRLVMVLTTGALVAFAVTVPGAAADPAAAAVSTLTKSVRGVSSPADHGATATWVVDYDNNAAAAGQATITDAVGAGQSYVTGSLDVPPGWSPSWSTDGSTFQATEPASGVVAVRAQNPDARPGGTALSGLLTPPVQAATTATGGDGFTPLLHRTPTGALQAWNIYHHAAPNVAKVVCSDLATGQLCAGGPWPKPLNTTPGPLGSGATGDIGSGMAQQYFRDPANTSQVLYAAVTPSSVGVGCLDLAAAANCGYWPLMAAGGSPSGVYSLAGLVEVGGNLYGVASTGAVTCWTVATRAACPGQPYAPIVPPSGDTPSSLYFYGAMTVVAGKVFASSSRPNTGLQAAMGCFDPTTAAACAGWAAPRPLGAAGNYTYNAYTAYSTTGAQVGACSTMTGSPDVTTCYALDGSALPAPSSVAALPAGVIAFNPEVITDPDGHLRSYLAIWGGPYAGAAVCHDWTTAAACAGLPNPITHPGVNGGNTRDYGYAYDVPTGCMIGLGDAGVLFSMDPLTGSSPCVRSGGQVSLTPGAFYCDGDTDHVQGYGSARLVGVTPGNVDFGASRVTVVDQDGATVATPGFAPDGSVDLSGVSPTAHPTIAVTTTLVLTSGADFGGGNQPRLVVDFTGDPPQVCFRTTISAACAVADVANTATGTDATGAFTSNTVTVPVAPGAACQPVVTVDKEICASKTASHCGPGGSGPWAKKAPVGTLGLLNATAYWRITVTNQGPVAVTDARVVDYEEPACEAAAGTFTLQPGETKTFYCSTYALLTLYPMTNQAKAKYTPRNSPAGTPPSYSAWSSATACSLLCLLG, from the coding sequence ATGCGAAGACGTCTGGTCATGGTTCTGACGACGGGCGCGCTCGTGGCCTTCGCCGTCACGGTCCCCGGCGCGGCGGCCGACCCCGCCGCGGCGGCCGTGTCGACGTTGACGAAATCCGTCCGGGGGGTGTCTTCACCCGCCGATCACGGCGCCACGGCCACCTGGGTCGTCGACTACGACAACAACGCGGCCGCCGCCGGTCAGGCGACGATCACCGACGCGGTCGGCGCCGGGCAGTCCTACGTCACCGGCTCGCTGGACGTGCCGCCCGGGTGGTCGCCGTCCTGGTCCACGGACGGGAGCACCTTCCAGGCGACCGAACCCGCCTCGGGCGTGGTCGCGGTGCGGGCGCAGAACCCCGACGCCCGGCCCGGCGGCACGGCGCTGTCCGGCCTGCTCACCCCGCCCGTCCAGGCGGCCACCACGGCGACCGGCGGCGACGGGTTCACCCCGCTGCTGCACCGCACTCCCACCGGAGCCCTCCAGGCGTGGAACATCTACCACCACGCGGCCCCGAACGTGGCGAAGGTGGTGTGCAGCGACCTGGCCACCGGTCAGCTCTGCGCGGGCGGACCGTGGCCCAAGCCGCTCAACACCACGCCCGGCCCGCTCGGCAGCGGCGCGACCGGTGACATCGGCAGCGGGATGGCGCAGCAGTACTTCCGCGACCCGGCCAACACCTCGCAGGTCCTCTACGCCGCCGTGACCCCCTCGTCGGTCGGTGTCGGCTGTCTGGACCTGGCCGCCGCCGCGAACTGCGGCTACTGGCCCCTGATGGCCGCCGGCGGGTCACCGTCCGGCGTGTACAGCCTGGCCGGCCTGGTCGAGGTCGGCGGCAACCTCTACGGCGTGGCCAGCACGGGCGCGGTCACCTGCTGGACCGTCGCCACCCGCGCGGCCTGCCCCGGCCAGCCGTACGCGCCGATCGTCCCGCCCAGCGGCGACACGCCCAGCAGCCTGTACTTCTACGGCGCGATGACGGTCGTGGCCGGCAAGGTGTTCGCCTCGTCGTCGCGGCCCAACACCGGCCTGCAGGCGGCCATGGGCTGCTTCGACCCGACCACCGCCGCCGCGTGCGCCGGGTGGGCCGCGCCCCGGCCCCTCGGCGCGGCCGGCAACTACACCTACAACGCCTACACCGCGTACAGCACGACGGGCGCGCAGGTCGGCGCCTGCTCCACCATGACCGGGTCGCCCGACGTGACCACCTGCTACGCGCTGGACGGCTCGGCGCTGCCCGCGCCGTCCTCGGTGGCCGCGCTGCCCGCCGGCGTGATCGCGTTCAACCCCGAGGTGATCACCGACCCGGACGGCCACCTCCGCAGCTACCTGGCGATCTGGGGCGGCCCGTACGCGGGCGCGGCGGTCTGCCACGACTGGACCACCGCGGCGGCGTGCGCGGGACTGCCCAACCCGATCACCCACCCCGGCGTCAACGGCGGCAACACCCGCGACTACGGCTACGCCTACGACGTCCCGACGGGCTGCATGATCGGTCTCGGCGACGCGGGCGTGCTGTTCTCGATGGACCCGCTCACGGGCAGCTCGCCGTGCGTGCGCTCCGGCGGTCAGGTCTCGCTCACGCCGGGCGCGTTCTACTGCGACGGCGACACCGACCACGTGCAGGGCTACGGCTCCGCGCGGCTCGTCGGCGTCACGCCGGGCAACGTCGACTTCGGCGCGTCCCGGGTGACCGTCGTGGACCAGGACGGCGCCACCGTGGCCACGCCCGGCTTCGCGCCGGACGGCTCGGTCGACCTCAGCGGCGTGTCGCCGACCGCGCACCCGACGATCGCCGTCACCACCACGCTGGTGCTGACCAGCGGCGCCGACTTCGGCGGCGGCAACCAACCCCGGTTGGTGGTCGACTTCACGGGCGACCCGCCGCAGGTGTGCTTCCGCACCACGATCAGCGCCGCCTGCGCCGTGGCCGACGTCGCCAACACCGCCACCGGCACGGACGCGACCGGCGCGTTCACCTCCAACACCGTCACCGTCCCGGTCGCGCCCGGCGCGGCCTGCCAGCCGGTGGTGACGGTGGACAAGGAGATCTGCGCCTCGAAGACGGCGTCCCACTGCGGACCCGGTGGGTCGGGACCGTGGGCGAAGAAGGCGCCCGTGGGCACGCTGGGCCTGCTCAACGCCACCGCGTACTGGCGGATCACGGTGACCAACCAGGGCCCGGTGGCGGTCACCGACGCCCGGGTCGTGGACTACGAGGAGCCCGCGTGCGAGGCGGCCGCCGGCACGTTCACCCTCCAACCGGGTGAGACGAAGACCTTCTACTGCTCCACGTACGCCCTCCTGACCCTGTACCCGATGACCAACCAGGCGAAGGCGAAGTACACGCCGCGCAACTCGCCGGCCGGCACCCCGCCGTCGTACTCGGCGTGGTCCTCGGCGACCGCCTGCTCCCTGCTCTGCCTGCTGGGCTGA
- a CDS encoding MBL fold metallo-hydrolase: protein MTTEIHVTTLGHWSNSSAGPTTSFHLAADDAEVMLDVGVDPVGRLQAAGLSPTDVTHVYVSHLHSDHVGGFANFVFTRSLLNRAGDVPLLKLTIVGHPSVLAGLKELLRVQYPEREFDLAWVECGEEPVALGGQLTMRLVPTDHPVPCYGVVVETGRARIGFTADTGPVPSHQHDFAGCDVLIGEAFGLRGDVGESIHRRGHMTAEDLGELVAATRPKFVVPFHFGQEYADADKRAELLSACGAAEVTTVDPVDAKPVIIGG, encoded by the coding sequence GTGACGACCGAAATCCACGTGACAACCCTGGGCCACTGGTCGAACTCGAGCGCCGGCCCCACCACGTCGTTCCACCTGGCCGCGGACGACGCCGAGGTGATGCTCGACGTCGGCGTCGACCCGGTCGGCAGGCTCCAGGCCGCCGGCCTGTCGCCGACCGACGTCACGCACGTGTACGTGTCGCACCTGCACTCCGACCACGTCGGCGGGTTCGCCAACTTCGTGTTCACCCGCAGCCTGCTCAACCGGGCGGGCGACGTCCCCCTGCTCAAGCTCACGATCGTGGGGCACCCGTCGGTCCTGGCCGGGCTCAAGGAGCTGCTGCGGGTCCAGTACCCGGAGCGGGAGTTCGACCTCGCGTGGGTCGAGTGCGGCGAGGAACCCGTGGCGCTGGGCGGGCAGCTGACGATGCGGCTCGTGCCGACCGACCACCCGGTGCCGTGCTACGGCGTCGTGGTCGAAACCGGTCGGGCGAGGATCGGGTTCACCGCCGACACCGGCCCGGTGCCCTCGCACCAGCACGACTTCGCCGGCTGCGACGTGCTGATCGGTGAGGCGTTCGGCTTGCGGGGTGACGTGGGCGAGAGCATCCACCGCCGCGGCCACATGACGGCCGAGGACCTCGGCGAGCTGGTGGCGGCCACCCGGCCGAAGTTCGTGGTGCCCTTCCACTTCGGCCAGGAGTACGCGGACGCGGACAAGCGCGCCGAGCTGCTGAGCGCCTGCGGCGCGGCGGAGGTCACCACCGTCGACCCGGTCGACGCCAAACCCGTGATCATCGGCGGCTGA
- a CDS encoding cytochrome P450 — protein MTTAPPGKRPSSGRPTVPLPPELTRRDAGPFDPPTALTRLGEQGPVHRMAMLDGDPVWIVTSHELARTLLGDPRLSSDRFRSRRVLEKLPQPVRARLTDARARAGSFITMDPPEHTRYRKLLTGQFTVRRMRQLEPRIQRIVADHLDAMIAAGPGADLVRAFALPVPSLVICELLGVEYADRDEFQERTGKLLRLDLPVAEVMRLADELRAFMHGLVRAKRAEPTDDMLSGLIEADPTLTDDELIGMANLLLVAGHETTANMLALGTFALLEHPGQLAALRQDPALVGGAVEELLRYLSIVHLGVVRTTLAEVEIAGEVVPADSTVLVSVPAGNRDPHHYPRPDELDVTRARGPHLAFGHGVHQCLGQQLARVEMTVGFTGLLTRLPGLRLAVPAAEVPMRDDMLVYGVHALPITWDA, from the coding sequence ATGACCACCGCTCCCCCGGGCAAACGCCCCTCCTCCGGCCGACCGACCGTCCCCCTGCCGCCCGAGCTGACCCGCCGCGACGCCGGCCCGTTCGACCCGCCGACCGCCCTGACCCGCCTCGGCGAGCAGGGGCCGGTGCACCGGATGGCCATGCTCGACGGCGACCCGGTGTGGATCGTCACCAGCCACGAGCTGGCCCGCACCCTGCTCGGCGACCCGCGGCTGAGCTCGGACCGGTTCCGCAGCCGCCGCGTGCTGGAGAAGCTGCCCCAGCCGGTCCGCGCCAGGTTGACCGACGCCCGGGCGCGGGCGGGCAGCTTCATCACCATGGACCCGCCCGAGCACACCCGGTACCGCAAGCTGCTCACCGGCCAGTTCACCGTGCGCCGGATGCGTCAGCTCGAACCGCGCATCCAGCGGATCGTCGCCGACCACCTCGACGCGATGATCGCCGCCGGACCGGGCGCCGACCTGGTGCGGGCGTTCGCGCTGCCGGTGCCCTCCCTGGTCATCTGCGAGCTGCTCGGCGTCGAGTACGCCGACCGCGACGAGTTCCAGGAGCGCACCGGGAAGCTGCTGCGCCTGGACCTGCCCGTGGCCGAGGTGATGCGGCTCGCCGACGAGCTGCGGGCCTTCATGCACGGCCTGGTGCGCGCCAAGCGCGCCGAGCCGACCGACGACATGCTGTCCGGCCTGATCGAGGCCGACCCGACGCTCACCGACGACGAGCTGATCGGCATGGCGAACCTGCTGCTGGTCGCCGGCCACGAGACGACGGCCAACATGCTGGCGCTGGGCACGTTCGCGCTGCTGGAGCACCCCGGGCAGCTCGCCGCCCTGCGGCAGGACCCGGCGCTGGTCGGCGGCGCGGTCGAGGAGCTGTTGCGCTACCTGTCGATCGTCCACCTCGGCGTCGTGCGCACCACGCTGGCGGAGGTGGAGATCGCGGGCGAGGTGGTCCCGGCCGACTCCACGGTGCTGGTCTCCGTCCCCGCGGGCAACCGCGACCCCCACCACTACCCCCGGCCCGACGAGCTGGACGTGACCCGCGCCCGCGGGCCGCACCTGGCGTTCGGGCACGGCGTGCACCAGTGCCTCGGCCAGCAGTTGGCGCGGGTGGAGATGACGGTCGGCTTCACCGGGCTGCTGACCCGGCTGCCCGGCCTGCGACTGGCCGTGCCGGCGGCGGAGGTCCCGATGCGCGACGACATGCTGGTCTACGGCGTGCACGCGCTCCCGATCACCTGGGACGCCTGA
- a CDS encoding MarR family winged helix-turn-helix transcriptional regulator, with protein MDAVARELEDRLRDLLRVVRMVKQRPHSLPPGLIGTLALIARAGANPTGCHAKELAVHAGLDPSTVSRAVAALVANGLVERRADPDDGRASILVVTERGHGELAVARDWYDRLLSRALADWSPEEVEALTKSLGRLTIDVEGALGSTLEAAR; from the coding sequence ATGGACGCCGTCGCGCGGGAGCTGGAAGACCGGTTGCGCGACCTGCTGAGGGTCGTGCGGATGGTCAAGCAGCGACCCCACTCGCTACCGCCCGGTCTGATCGGCACACTCGCCCTGATCGCCCGCGCCGGCGCGAACCCCACCGGGTGCCACGCCAAGGAGCTGGCCGTCCACGCCGGTCTCGACCCGTCCACGGTGAGCCGCGCGGTGGCCGCGCTGGTCGCCAACGGGCTGGTCGAACGGCGTGCCGATCCCGACGACGGCCGCGCCAGCATCCTCGTGGTGACCGAACGCGGTCACGGCGAGCTGGCCGTCGCCCGCGACTGGTACGACCGGCTCCTGAGCCGCGCGCTTGCCGACTGGAGCCCTGAAGAGGTCGAGGCGCTGACCAAATCGCTGGGGCGCCTGACCATTGACGTCGAAGGAGCCCTCGGCTCCACCTTGGAGGCCGCGCGATGA
- a CDS encoding MDR family MFS transporter, with protein sequence MSAPATTNGTMSHRQVLEALSGLLLVLFVAMLSGTVVSTALPQIIGALNGSQTQYTWVVTATLLTATATTPVWGKLADLFDKKTLVQVAIVIFVLGSVVSGFAQSAGQLIAARAFQGIGVGGLQALVQVVIAAMIPPRERGRYNGYLGGVMALATVGGPLLGGLIVDTSWLGWRWCFFIGVPVAVIALFVLQATLKVKTVRRDDVKIDYLGASLIAVGVSVLLVWISFVDSSFAWLSWQSFAMVGASVVLLGGAVAVEARAAEPVVPLGIVKQRTTALAILASVAVGMAMFGGAVFLGQYFQIGRGYTPTEAGLLTIPMMVGVLAASIVSGRLITKTGRVKPYIVIGAATLVLGFLALGQIDHDTSLVLVGGAMLLVGVGVGMSMQNLVLAVQNTVPLKDIGAASSTIAFFRSLGGTIGVSVLGAVLARRVEDAITRDLTAAGIPVSGGGGGSLNLNVLPDAVQHIVRNAYGDATGHIFLISAAIAVIGVVAALLLKPITLRTSLDLVEQQPKVAAEA encoded by the coding sequence ATGAGCGCACCCGCCACCACCAACGGCACGATGAGCCACCGCCAGGTCCTGGAGGCTCTGAGCGGTCTGCTGTTGGTGCTGTTCGTCGCGATGCTCAGCGGCACCGTCGTCTCGACGGCGCTGCCGCAGATCATCGGCGCGCTCAACGGCTCGCAGACCCAGTACACCTGGGTGGTCACCGCGACCCTGTTGACCGCGACCGCCACCACGCCCGTGTGGGGCAAGCTAGCGGACCTGTTCGACAAGAAGACCCTCGTCCAGGTCGCCATCGTGATCTTCGTGCTGGGCTCGGTGGTCAGCGGTTTCGCGCAGAGCGCGGGTCAGCTCATCGCGGCGCGCGCGTTCCAGGGCATCGGCGTCGGCGGCCTGCAGGCGCTGGTGCAGGTGGTGATCGCGGCGATGATCCCGCCGCGCGAGCGCGGCCGGTACAACGGCTACCTCGGCGGCGTGATGGCGCTGGCCACGGTCGGCGGCCCGCTGCTCGGCGGCCTCATCGTGGACACCTCGTGGCTGGGCTGGCGCTGGTGCTTCTTCATCGGCGTGCCGGTCGCGGTGATCGCGCTGTTCGTGCTCCAGGCCACGTTGAAGGTGAAGACGGTCCGGCGGGACGACGTGAAGATCGACTACCTGGGTGCGAGCCTGATCGCGGTCGGCGTGAGCGTGCTGCTGGTGTGGATCTCGTTCGTGGACAGCTCGTTCGCGTGGCTGTCGTGGCAGAGCTTCGCCATGGTCGGCGCGTCGGTGGTCCTGCTGGGCGGCGCGGTCGCGGTCGAGGCGCGGGCCGCGGAGCCGGTGGTGCCGCTGGGGATCGTGAAGCAGCGCACGACGGCGTTGGCGATCCTGGCCAGCGTGGCGGTGGGCATGGCGATGTTCGGCGGCGCGGTGTTCCTCGGCCAGTACTTCCAGATCGGCCGCGGCTACACCCCGACCGAGGCGGGCCTGCTGACCATCCCGATGATGGTGGGCGTGCTCGCCGCGTCCATCGTGTCCGGGCGGCTGATCACCAAGACCGGCCGGGTCAAGCCCTACATCGTGATCGGTGCGGCCACCCTGGTGCTCGGGTTCCTCGCGCTGGGCCAGATCGACCACGACACCTCGCTGGTGCTGGTCGGTGGCGCGATGCTGCTGGTGGGCGTCGGCGTCGGCATGAGCATGCAGAACCTGGTGCTCGCGGTGCAGAACACGGTGCCGCTGAAGGACATCGGCGCGGCCAGCTCCACCATCGCGTTCTTCCGGTCGCTCGGCGGCACGATCGGCGTGTCGGTGCTCGGCGCGGTGCTGGCGCGGCGGGTCGAGGACGCCATCACCCGCGACCTGACCGCGGCGGGCATCCCCGTCAGCGGCGGTGGCGGCGGCAGCCTCAACCTGAACGTGCTGCCGGACGCGGTGCAGCACATCGTCCGCAACGCGTACGGCGACGCCACCGGGCACATCTTCCTGATCTCGGCGGCCATCGCGGTCATCGGCGTGGTCGCGGCCCTGCTGCTCAAGCCGATCACCCTGCGCACCAGCCTGGACCTGGTCGAGCAGCAGCCCAAGGTCGCGGCGGAGGCCTAG
- a CDS encoding DUF6010 family protein: MVVVSALLIGVLYVLLNSFVPDRHRRPFNAIMVGGAGAAYLSGGGLGAWEFAITTVITFCAYRGLTSWTFIGIGWLVHTAADVAHHLHGNPIVPFAEHSSLGCAICDPVIALWAFAGGPGIRSMTPAALVRAFRFRRPQHAADGGLHE; the protein is encoded by the coding sequence ATGGTCGTGGTCTCGGCACTGCTCATCGGCGTGCTGTACGTGCTCCTGAACTCCTTCGTCCCCGACCGGCACCGCCGACCGTTCAACGCGATCATGGTCGGCGGCGCCGGCGCGGCGTACCTCAGCGGCGGCGGGCTGGGCGCGTGGGAGTTCGCCATCACCACCGTCATCACCTTCTGCGCCTACCGCGGCCTGACGTCGTGGACGTTCATCGGCATCGGGTGGCTCGTGCACACGGCCGCCGACGTGGCGCACCACCTGCACGGCAACCCGATCGTGCCGTTCGCCGAGCACTCGTCGCTGGGCTGCGCGATCTGCGACCCGGTGATCGCCCTGTGGGCGTTCGCGGGCGGTCCCGGCATCCGGTCAATGACCCCCGCGGCACTGGTGCGGGCTTTCCGCTTCCGCCGGCCGCAGCACGCCGCCGACGGCGGGCTCCACGAGTAG